From a single Lolium rigidum isolate FL_2022 chromosome 7, APGP_CSIRO_Lrig_0.1, whole genome shotgun sequence genomic region:
- the LOC124675304 gene encoding protein NRT1/ PTR FAMILY 8.5-like, whose translation MDADHRGLGALRRPILEDDEASCSNRGSEAREQEAHKAVSHYSDKALKVILCLQFLEVTAFYGVYLSLIVYLQDVLRGDSASNVATVNSWAGVSYLMPLLGAAVADSYWGKYKTVLIGLSISIVGLAMVTTSATLPSLRPSPCAPATLGQKLVFLSGIYLCAVGIGASKAVFMSFAAEQFDDGDDDGKKAKASYFSWYYAVANMGMLTAGTLLVWVEDKVSWGLGYGICGLFVAVVVVGLAATAPMYRMLPPVGSPWKGVFQVLCALSRKVKLKVPDDAAQLYRLYEEEDLKNPFLYPVHERLQHTDQFRFLDKAAIVTDEDLEQDGNRPWMLCTVTQVEELKTLLRLIPIWLTSALYFVANTQAQTTFVQQGTKTADSHIPAASLTSVETICVAACVALYNSCVSTKPAWRLTPLQLIGLGHATAALAVAVAACTEARRLRMAEDHQLMGIAWLLPQYVMMAVSDASLSVGQLDFFYDQSPEMMKGVSTAFYFVSVSLGNLINSQLVMLVASVTAAGGGTGWFPPELDDGHLDYYFLLVVAVTVVNFAIFVALAKNYTPRRVK comes from the exons ATGGACGCCGACCACCGCGGGCTCGGGGCCTTAAGGAGACCGATCTTAGAGGACGATGAG GCGTCTTGTTCGAATCGGGGCTCGGAAGCGCGGGAGCAGGAGGCGCACAAGGCGGTCAGTCACTACTCCGATAAGGCACTCAAAGTGATCTTGT GCCTGCAGTTCTTGGAGGTCACTGCATTCTACGGGGTCTACCTGAGCTTGATCGTGTATCTTCAGGACGTTCTCCGTGGCGACAGTGCTTCCAATGTGGCAACCGTCAACTCCTGGGCCGGAGTCAGCTACCTCATGCCCCTGCTCGGCGCCGCCGTTGCCGATTCCTACTGGGGAAAGTACAAGACGGTGCTGATCGGCCTCTCCATTTCAATCGTC GGATTAGCCATGGTCACCACTTCAGCTACGCTGCCGTCTCTGAGGCCGTCGCCGTGTGCACCGGCAACTCTTGGCCAGAAGCTGGTCTTCCTTTCGGGCATATACCTGTGCGCCGTCGGAATCGGCGCGTCCAAGGCTGTCTTCATGTCGTTCGCGGCGGAGCagtttgacgacggggacgatgacGGCAAGAAGGCGAAGGCGTCCTACTTCAGCTGGTACTACGCGGTTGCCAACATGGGCATGCTGACCGCTGGGACTCTGCTGGTTTGGGTCGAGGACAAGGTGAGCTGGGGGCTCGGCTACGGCATCTGCGGGTTGTTCGTGGCTGTCGTCGTCGTGGGCCTCGCCGCCACGGCGCCCATGTACCGGATGCTGCCTCCAGTGGGCAGCCCGTGGAAAGGTGTCTTCCAAGTGCTCTGCGCACTGTCTCGCAAGGTAAAACTCAAGGTACCTGATGATGCCGCCCAACTGTACCGTCTGTACGAGGAGGAGGATCTCAAGAACCCGTTTCTGTATCCTGTGCACGAACGATTGCAGCACACCGACCAGTTCAG GTTCTTGGACAAGGCTGCCATTGTCACGGACGAGGACCTGGAGCAGGACGGCAACCGGCCATGGATGCTGTGCACGGTGACGCAGGTGGAGGAGCTCAAGACCCTGCTGCGGCTGATCCCGATATGGCTCACCTCCGCCTTGTACTTCGTCGCCAACACGCAGGCGCAGACCACCTTCGTGCAGCAGGGCACCAAGACAGCAGACTCCCACATCCCGGCCGCGTCGCTCACGTCCGTCGAGACGATTTGCGTcgccgcctgcgtcgcgctctacAACAGCTGTGTCTCCACGAAGCCGGCCTGGCGCCTCACGCCGCTTCAGCTCATAGGGCTTGGGCACGCCACGGCGGccctcgcggtggcggtggcagcgTGCACCGAGGCGCGCAGGCTGCGGATGGCCGAGGATCATCAGCTTATGGGAATAGCGTGGCTGCTGCCGCAGTACGTGATGATGGCGGTCTCGGATGCGTCGCTCTCCGTGGGGCAGCTGGACTTCTTCTATGACCAGTCGCCGGAGATGATGAAGGGCGTGTCCACGGCCTTCTACTTCGTATCCGTGTCGCTGGGAAATCTCATCAACTCGCAGCTGGTGATGCTAGTCGCGTCGGTCACAGCGGCAGGAGGCGGGACGGGCTGGTTTCCACCGGAACTGGATGATGGGCACCTAGATTACTACTTCCTGCTTGTTGTCGCCGTTACTGTGGTGAACTTCGCTATTTTTGTGGCCCTAGCCAAGAACTACACGCCCAGGAGGGTTAAATAA